A genomic segment from Luteolibacter ambystomatis encodes:
- a CDS encoding phage tail protein — MADPFVAEIRIFPFNFAPKGWAFCNGQLMPISQNTALFSLLGTTYGGDGKSTFALPDVQGNVPMHPGQGPGLSLHDLGEMSGSQYVTLLTSEIPLHTHTLMCLAAPADTASPASGSFARVVGASPYIQPAAMGNLSTMAPQALAPAGGSLPHNNMMPYLTLNFCIALQGVFPPRG, encoded by the coding sequence ATGGCTGATCCTTTTGTGGCGGAAATCCGCATTTTTCCTTTCAACTTCGCTCCGAAAGGGTGGGCGTTCTGTAACGGCCAATTGATGCCGATTTCCCAGAACACCGCCCTTTTCTCGTTGCTCGGCACCACCTATGGCGGTGACGGCAAAAGCACCTTCGCGCTGCCGGATGTGCAGGGCAACGTGCCGATGCATCCCGGCCAGGGCCCGGGCCTCTCCCTTCATGATCTGGGTGAGATGAGTGGCTCCCAATATGTCACGCTGCTCACCTCGGAGATCCCTCTCCACACCCATACGCTGATGTGCCTGGCGGCCCCGGCCGACACCGCATCTCCGGCTTCCGGTTCCTTTGCCCGCGTGGTAGGAGCCAGCCCGTATATCCAGCCGGCGGCGATGGGTAATCTCTCGACGATGGCTCCGCAGGCGCTCGCGCCGGCAGGCGGCAGTCTCCCTCACAACAACATGATGCCGTATTTGACCCTCAATTTCTGCATCGCGCTCCAAGGAGTCTTCCCGCCGCGAGGCTGA
- a CDS encoding GNAT family N-acetyltransferase, with translation MYASTRAEELAQTGWPDELKAEFCRMQFEAQDAHYRTYYPNARFTVIVRGGEQMGRLYVDRWEKEIRVMDIALLPSCRGRGAGTFLLKELQTEARDAGKVLSIHVERFNPALLWYQRLGFQVVEEKNVYLLLNWNPS, from the coding sequence GTGTATGCCTCCACCCGGGCGGAGGAGCTGGCGCAGACCGGTTGGCCGGACGAGTTGAAGGCGGAATTCTGCCGGATGCAGTTCGAAGCTCAGGATGCCCACTATCGCACCTACTATCCCAACGCCCGTTTCACGGTGATCGTGCGGGGAGGGGAGCAGATGGGGCGGCTCTACGTGGATCGCTGGGAAAAGGAGATCCGCGTGATGGACATCGCCCTGCTGCCGTCATGCCGCGGAAGAGGGGCGGGAACTTTCCTGTTGAAGGAGTTGCAGACCGAGGCGCGGGATGCGGGGAAGGTCCTGAGCATCCACGTCGAGCGGTTCAATCCGGCGCTGCTGTGGTACCAGCGGCTGGGTTTTCAAGTGGTTGAAGAGAAGAATGTATATCTCCTCCTTAACTGGAATCCTAGTTGA
- a CDS encoding phage tail protein, with protein sequence MAQPYVGEIRIFAGNFAPAGWAFCEGQLLPISENETLFNLIGTTYGGDGESTFALPDLRGRVPLHQGSGFILAETGGVEEVTLTVQQIPAHTHPALCDNTVANSTGAVNAIPAPSSLFDGFQTEAPTTPMAPQSITPVGGSQPHTNFQPYLCLDFIISLFGIYPSPS encoded by the coding sequence ATGGCTCAACCTTATGTAGGTGAAATCCGGATTTTCGCGGGAAATTTCGCCCCGGCAGGATGGGCGTTCTGCGAAGGACAGCTCCTCCCGATTTCCGAAAACGAGACGCTCTTCAACTTGATCGGCACCACCTATGGTGGCGATGGGGAGAGTACTTTCGCCCTTCCTGATCTGCGTGGCCGTGTGCCGCTTCATCAGGGAAGCGGGTTCATCCTTGCCGAGACCGGGGGCGTGGAGGAAGTCACTCTCACCGTCCAGCAGATCCCGGCCCACACCCATCCCGCGCTGTGCGACAATACCGTGGCGAACAGCACCGGAGCGGTGAACGCGATTCCCGCGCCTTCCAGCCTGTTCGACGGATTCCAGACCGAGGCCCCCACCACGCCGATGGCTCCGCAGTCGATCACGCCGGTTGGCGGCAGCCAGCCGCATACGAATTTCCAGCCATATCTCTGCCTGGATTTCATTATTTCGCTGTTCGGCATCTACCCGTCCCCGTCGTGA
- a CDS encoding DUF6916 family protein, producing the protein MIPLNELDQNLFLPHVGETFEILEEGRVYPLVLESVRDLGHRRPDAKRNPFSLSFRGSPGLRVPQRIYQLTHPELGTFEIFLTQNSATSEGTELEAVFN; encoded by the coding sequence GTGATCCCGCTGAACGAACTCGATCAGAATCTCTTCCTTCCGCACGTGGGAGAAACCTTTGAAATCCTAGAGGAAGGCCGCGTTTATCCGCTGGTGCTCGAGTCGGTTCGCGATCTCGGCCACCGGCGTCCGGATGCAAAACGCAATCCCTTCTCACTCTCCTTCCGCGGCTCTCCGGGCTTGCGCGTGCCACAGCGGATCTACCAACTCACGCATCCGGAACTGGGCACATTCGAAATCTTTCTCACTCAAAACTCCGCCACCTCCGAAGGCACGGAATTGGAAGCGGTTTTCAACTAG